From Salvia splendens isolate huo1 chromosome 16, SspV2, whole genome shotgun sequence, a single genomic window includes:
- the LOC121771585 gene encoding rop guanine nucleotide exchange factor 9-like, translating to MMALCYVIDMDMMKEKFAKLLLGEDMSGRGNGVSSALALSNAITNLAASAYGEMKKLEPMAPDTKVKWKKEIDWLLSVTDSIVEFVAVTQNNKDGTTFEVMATKPRSDLHVNIPALRKLDTMLLDCLDNFKEPHEFYYGSKDGDKGEKTQRSDDKWWIPVPRVPPNGLSETNRKWLQHQKDSVNQVLKAAMAINGQVLNEMEIPDAYIDALPKNGRVSLGDAIYKTITEDFFDPDCLLSSLDLSSEHKIVELKNKIEASIVIWKRKMNSKDNKAPWGSVVSTEKREILEDRAETVLLILKHRFPGIPQSDLDISKIETNKDVGHAVLESYSRILETLAYTVLSRIEDVMSADAQARGSATAEKTKSIKVSDKVAVAMEETESETQQRETEGKTANDKNADA from the exons ATGATGGCTTTGTGTTATGTTATAGATATGGATATGATGAAGGAGAAGTTTGCAAAGTTGCTACTAGGCGAGGACATGTCAGGTAGAGGGAACGGAGTATCATCGGCTTTGGCATTGTCGAATGCAATCACAAACTTAGCAG CTTCTGCGTATGGAGAAATGAAGAAATTGGAGCCGATGGCGCCCGACACCAAAGTAAAGTGGAAGAAAGAGATAGATTGGCTTCTCTCTGTAACTGATTCCATAGTCGAGTTCGTTGCGGTCACACAAAACAACAAGGATGGAACCACCTTTGAG GTCATGGCGACGAAGCCGAGAAGCGACCTGCACGTGAACATTCCTGCCCTGCGCAAGCTTGACACGATGCTTCTT GACTGTCTGGACAACTTCAAGGAGCCACACGAGTTTTACTACGGATCAAAGGACGGTGACAAAGGCGAAAAGACCCAGAGAAGCGACGACAAATGGTGGATTCCTGTGCCTAGGGTGCCCCCGAATGGGCTGTCCGAGACCAACAGAAAATGGCTGCAGCATCAGAAGGACTCAGTGAACCAAGTGCTGAAAGCAGCCATGGCTATCAATGGTCAGGTCCTCAATGAAATGGAGATCCCAGATGCCTACATCGATGCTCTCCCTAAG AATGGGAGAGTAAGTCTTGGAGATGCGATATACAAGACGATCACAGAGGACTTCTTTGATCCGGACTGCTTGCTGTCTTCGTTGGACTTGTCATCGGAGCATAAGATAGTCGAACTCAAGAACAAGATCGAGGCATCTATCGTGATCTGGAAGAGGAAGATGAATTCCAAAGACAACAAAGCTCCGTGGGGTTCGGTCGTGAGCACAGAGAAGAGGGAGATTCTAGAAGATAGAGCAGAAACAGTGTTGCTGATCCTCAAGCATCGGTTCCCCGGTATCCCTCAGTCTGATCTAGATATCAGCAAAATCGAAACCAACAAG GATGTGGGGCACGCAGTTCTTGAGAGCTACTCGAGGATCTTGGAGACGTTAGCATACACCGTCTTGTCTAGAATAGAGGACGTGATGAGCGCTGACGCTCAAGCAAGGGGCTCTGCGACTGCAGAGAAGACGAAGTCCATAAAGGTATCTGACAAAGTTGCAGTCGCTATGGAGGAAACGGAGAGCGAGACGCAGCAGCGGGAGACAGAAGGGAAGACAGCTAACGACAAGAATGCAGATGCATAG